From Alteribacter lacisalsi, a single genomic window includes:
- a CDS encoding PH domain-containing protein: MYFESKIDTLYFSVIWGTILFILISITLSLTSGEISLFGELLGLTTIGLLIWVWFGTGYQIEKDTVKVQCGPFKWRINIDEINQISKKKSVWSAPALAADRLAIQYGRYDGILIAPKNESTFIQTLVHRNPGIHVDD, from the coding sequence ATGTATTTCGAATCCAAGATCGATACGCTGTATTTTTCAGTTATATGGGGTACGATCCTATTTATTCTGATAAGTATCACTCTCAGTCTAACCTCAGGTGAAATCAGCCTTTTTGGAGAATTACTCGGACTTACAACGATAGGATTGTTAATCTGGGTATGGTTTGGCACGGGTTATCAAATTGAGAAAGATACGGTTAAGGTTCAATGTGGGCCGTTTAAATGGAGAATAAACATAGATGAGATTAATCAAATAAGTAAAAAGAAGAGTGTATGGTCAGCCCCTGCTCTGGCTGCTGACAGACTTGCGATTCAGTATGGCCGCTATGATGGGATTTTGATCGCTCCAAAGAACGAAAGTACATTTATCCA